From Papilio machaon chromosome 2, ilPapMach1.1, whole genome shotgun sequence, the proteins below share one genomic window:
- the LOC106709280 gene encoding leucine-rich repeat transmembrane neuronal protein 4, which translates to MGLILFIIIAYIVACAGENVCPKQCDCDMENELNRATCVDQNIVSVGVGVPKQVQVYSLSHNVISELDNFCFKELGYTSIQILNLSYNLIFWIGLHAFAGLDNLVYLDLSSNRLRYIPADLFWDTPQLDTLDLSGNVFENLKNEPFLMHTNLQILNLNNCRIKSLPDRLFTRLPNLKKIDLSENYMISINVDVLRPLRKLERIELRNEYWQCNPSFIAVESWIVSRGITYTRQCKKKLPKMSEKMISIVTETKEPVDINRVWNITKNNDTKPAPESTTPLTPFKKFDKEFSAFQAFVIGLEVGLAIGVVGTYIWLRQFCKCGNLFCSRTDTRQQRRRTRRLNDSDMRANLLWNNILNPNLETPPQYRRQVSLPEREAPDSGQRVRETALQVDAIRVQNRSETPPPPYSECRINT; encoded by the exons ATGgggttgattttatttattattattgcgtACATTGTCGCGTGTGCGGGAGAAAATGTTTGCCCTAAGCAATGCGACTGTGACATGGAGAATGAACTGAACAGAGCGACGTGCGTGGATCAGAACATCGTGAGTGTAGGGGTGGGGGTGCCCAAACAAGTTCAAGTGTACAGCTTGAGCCATAATGTTATTAGTGAACTTGACAACTTTTGCTTCAAG GAACTCGGCTACACATCGATACAGATTCTAAATTTATCTTACAATCTAATATTTTGGATCGGGCTGCACGCTTTTGCAGGCCTTgacaatttagtttatttggaTCTGAGCAGCAACAGGCTCCGTTATATTCCAGCCGATCTGTTTTGGGATACACCTCAGCTGGACACGTTGGATCTATCGGGAAATGTGTTTGAAAATCTCAAAAATGAACCATTCTTAATGCATACGAATTTGCag atattaaatttgaacaaCTGCCGTATAAAATCATTGCCTGATAGACTCTTCACTCGGCTGCCGAATTTAAAGAAGATAGATTTAAGCGAAAATTACATGATCTCCATAAATGTAGACGTTTTACGTCCATTGAGAAAGTTGGAGAGAATAGAACTGCGTAATGAATATTGGCAATGCAATCCCAGTTTCATAGCTGTCGAGTCGTGGATTGTGTCTCGAGGGATAACGTACACGAGACAATGTAAGAAGAAACTACCAAAAATGTCAGaaaaaatgatttcaattGTAACAGAAACTAAAGAACCAGTTGATATAAATCGCGTTTGGAACATAACAAAGAATAATGATACAAAACCAGCGCCAGAATCCACAACGCCTTTGACACCTTTTAAGAAATTCGACAAAGAATTCTCGGCGTTTCAAGCGTTCGTTATTGGTTTAGAAGTGGGTCTCGCTATCGGTGTGGTCGGGACTTATATATGGCTGCGACAGTTCTGCAAATGTGGCAATCTGTTTTGCTCACGTACCGACACGAGACAACAACGCAGAAGAACACGTAGACTTAACGACAGTGATATGAGAGCTAATTTGTTATGGAACAATATTTTGAATCCAAACTTGGAAACTCCACCTCAGTACCGACGTCAAGTGTCTCTACCTGAAAGGGAAGCTCCTGACAGCGGGCAGCGTGTGAGGGAAACTGCGCTACAAGTTGATGCGATTAGAGTTCAAAATCGGTCAGAGACCCCGCCCCCGCCTTACAGTGAATGTAGAATTAATACTTAG